A region of Polyodon spathula isolate WHYD16114869_AA chromosome 4, ASM1765450v1, whole genome shotgun sequence DNA encodes the following proteins:
- the LOC121314975 gene encoding fibrinogen silencer-binding protein-like produces MAAVFMATNMAAKARSSNFTLSEKLDLLKLVKPHIRILEEHTNKHAVIMDKNKCWDSIAEQYNIVGGDRPPRTPQGLRTLYKRLKESAKQEMVQRKHAQPEYRGSISEPTKKVMEMIPHLFRPIHDKDHNALPRMIYKHDSSIEHPGSSSPLPAISDYQPASVTVKLDQEVDVKPPPELTFLSTRLEGEQEEDEDVGSVHGLDGSISPCPSSINLAVTMSPSPIAMRRDIYSRAESFRHLTGIQHETLQLSKAEHELVMDNHRKMGLYIEEKREGLKRKQQLEEELLKGKIKVEKLKAARLRHGLPIPHM; encoded by the exons ATGGCTGCAGTATTCATGGCAACAAACATGGCGGCGAAAGCAAGGTCCTCCAATTTCACTTTGTCTGAAAAGCTGGATTTGTTAAAGCTGGTCAAACCCCACATTAGGATTCTGGAAGAGCACACCAACAAGCATGCAGTGATCATGGATAAGAACAAGTGCTGGGACAGCATTGCAGAGCAGTACAACATCGTGGGGGGCGACAGGCCTCCTCGCACTCCGCAAGGCCTCCGCACGCTGTACAAGAGGCTGAAGGAGAGCGCCAAGCAGGAGATGGTGCAGCGCAAGCATGCCCAGCCCGAGTATCGAGGCAGCATCTCTGAACCCACTAAAAAAGTGATGGAAATGATCCCCCATCTCTTCAGGCCCATCCATGACAAGGACCACAACGCTTTGCCGAG gatgatCTACAAACATGATTCCTCTATTGAACACCCAGGAAGCTCTTCCCCTCTGCCAGCTATTTCAGACTACCAGCCTGCCTCAGTCACTGTGAAGCTGGATCAGGAGGTAGACGTGAAGCCTCCTCCCGAGCTGACCTTCCTGTCGACAAGACTCGAGGGGGAGCAGGAAGAAGATGAAGACGTGGGGTCTGTGCATGGCCTTGATGGATCCATCTCCCCCTGCCCTTCCTCTATCAATTTAGCTGTGACCATGTCTCCGTCTCCCATTGCAATGAGAAGGGATATCTATTCCAGAGCTGAAAGCTTTAGGCATCTGACTGGCATTCAACATGAAACACTGCAGCTATCCAAGGCGGAGCATGAATTGGTCATGGACAATCACAGGAAGATGGGTCTGTATATTGAGGAGAAACGGGAGGGACTGAAAAGGAAGCAGCAGCTGGAAGAAGAGCTGCTGAAGGGTAAAATCAAAGTGGAGAAACTAAAAGCAGCAAGACTCAGACATGGGCTTCCAATACCACACATGTGA
- the LOC121314976 gene encoding RING finger protein 151-like has translation MGYDIERFVGYVNDGLLCCICRDVLENPLQAPCEHAYCTSCIHGWLVHHHNCPEDRQALDLSMLRPLFRYMRNDLNRLQIRCRNREHGCEMVCSLESVDRHERECEYSRIPCTNASCPMQVERRNLEAHLAVCEYRSRECLNGCGYTILNADDTHHNCVAELRTELELLRSEMICKVEEVRHEMESRLDSQRRHMVQKESLLKNEIEELKSQMSRVMSDVRTLLAAERLHRQDLEQADLEKRELLELLKSLQRDARAGSNIAEGGVRKTSGSRTLARLDSIKRKPREVTVI, from the exons ATGGGATATGATATAGAGCGCTTTGTTGGCTACGTCAATGACGGTCTGCTGTGCTGTATCTGTCGGGATGTGCTGGAGAATCCACTGCAGGCACCCTGCGAACATGCCTACTGCACCTCCTGTATCCATGGGTGGTTGGTTCACCACCACAACTGCCCTGAAGACAGACAGGCCCTTGATTTATCCATGCTGCGACCCTTATTCAG GTACATGCGAAATGACTTGAATCGACTGCAGATCCGATGCCGGAACAGAGAACATGGCTGTGAAATGGTGTGTTCTCTTGAATCCGTGGACAGACATGAGAGAGAGTGTGAATACAGCCGAATTCCCTGCACAAATGCTA GCTGCCCGATGCAGGTTGAGCGACGAAACCTGGAGGCACACCTGGCGGTCTGTGAGTACCGTAGTAGGGAGTGTCTGAATGGTTGTGGCTACACCATTCTCAATGCTGACGACACTCATCACAACTGTGTAGCAGAGCTGAGGACAGAGCTGGAGCTGCTCAG GTCTGAGATGATATGTAAAGTTGAAGAAGTAAGGCATGAAATGGAATCCCGACTGGACTCGCAGAGACGACACATGGTGCAGAAGGAAAGCCTGCTTAAAAATGAAATTGAGGAACTGAAG AGCCAGATGTCGCGGGTGATGTCAGACGTGCGCACTCTGCTGGCGGCGGAGCGGTTGCACAGGCAGGATCTTGAGCAGGCTGACCTGGAGAAGAGGGAGCTCCTGGAGTTGCTCAAGAGCCTACAGCGAGATGCCCGTGCTGGCAGCAACATTGCTGAGGGGGGTGTCCGCAAAACCAGCGGCTCCCGAACCCTCGCCCGCCTTGACAGCATCAAGAGGAAACCCAGAGAGGTCACCGTCATCTAA